The Phaenicophaeus curvirostris isolate KB17595 chromosome W unlocalized genomic scaffold, BPBGC_Pcur_1.0 scaffold_35, whole genome shotgun sequence nucleotide sequence tgagccttttttaagcatctacttgcttttagcaacaacagcagtttctcttatctacttgctttcagcaactgcagcagctcctctcatcaaggccactgcCTCACAACCGCAGACGCCCGTGCTCATCCGCACGGAGCCAGTAGTCTCTAttcctttctaaacaaaagccttatctcactcctcccagggtctccgaCTAACAAGTTCCAACATGTCCTgtcctacatctcccccttcctgttgcacaacaagaatcttatccacccattcttttgagaatcgatcacccagggacatcctttaactaccacccataagattaagagtatccataatgttaacgtcctcctcattcttgtcgactgctttCATGGCTGGGGCTCAACAGTTGTCATGCAGCAATgcgggcttgatccacctcgcaggtgcccaaaaTGGTcttgtatctgttaaaacacaagcagaacctcgtccccatgttagtaacttatacagacctgtccattgcccataataacagTTtctcaatagcactttcacgttgtcttatatttgctctaattttgatgacatagtttgtacatgcttcaacttCGACACAATTTGATTatctcctgctaattgcaaaaaattcattacatattgctccattgctccttggtgtctctcctgattcccccctttttctgttttgctaacaatgtttttattacttgaggggtacgttcaataatgacatgacttggtaaatggatatcaatactttctggataatctattagatctacttataaattcaaaatatttaccatGCACCACTTAGCACATTCTTTTGTCAtggggatataaatgattgttgagtcttggcctaataactaaacacttctttttcttcccttggcgattatcattgtaatcatttcaaatttagtgagtatggtttttggggttagtgtggcaaaatatccactcaataatttgtaatgaagcttttgaattttcctctatcattgcctcaattacCCCTAAAGCTTGTCTGCACCaggacccagcaattgctgacCAGCAacattggaatgcagagtgttctcacaacattctcctagagagataacacagttaactcctttagactgctgcaaagctgaaagaaagaaaaaacttagaaagaaagggggggggggggaatgcactcacacacatacaattgcatgttttgctaggtattttaaaacttttccttctgaagcctttcattccaaagatccccaggtaaatctacctgtttgccggcttagtggacatttgagattgaaaggtcccagaaatgtattttcaagattaattaaaaccaatttttaagtcttacaaatgtttgaagcgcttcaaacacacacacacacacacccccccactcatttctcaggtagccgaatacattcatacattcatttttgttggttattactattggatccacaatttttccatgttatggatatttaaattacacacggtaccaggaacatacaacacttaaaatacttaTCTATGCATTATCTattaaggcttatatcgattgtctaacaaatatttcacttatggtagatatttttttcttttttttttttttttctttttcgcgacagcctctgtctccccatATGTCCATATGCCTattcccaaccaaattattgataatcattctaattacaagttagtaaagccaccctccaatggtccttttacattccatggtattgtgtgaagtgcagacgattccagcactactgcgatggtggtgatcacgtctatctcggtgctgcctctggttcttgctctgaggtgagagctgctgcttgctctgaggtgagagctgctgctcgctgcggaggcgtctgtgttggtacgtgcctctgaaccatgctttgctcctggttttctgacaatactgtcccgttcttatcccattttgatttacaccacggcttggttctctttttacagtttttcgGAATCTCCTTAATCGCTTcatcactaattagttcccagcgcgGACCGCCGTGCCATGCACGGATCAAAGCTTGCagtatttcaacttctccctgctgctgtgcctccctcctggcttgcaCCCGTTGGcctgagggacagtgaggggggggATCGAGCTCCTTGTCGttgtctatcggacccggatcaaagggatagTCAGCCCTCCCGTTGGGGGTTGCAgaggcaagcgcagccagtttaggggggtgaggggttagtacagttgttgacgatcctgcacttGGCTTgaaattatcgctctgcttttttAAGCCAACATGCGCCTTTAacacttcaaaaactttctgccagggagcccCCAGCTTTTtcgctccttttttttcctctatcgTAGCATCCCACAGTTTCACCCCCACATCATCCCAGAGTTCCCGCGTAAAGACAGTGGACGCAGTTACGGTGGGTATTTTCGCCTGTacccatttaagtattactttaagaTCACGCACAGAAATATTCTTCCCATGCTTTTGAAGGAGGGCTTTCCTAAGTTCATATACGTCTCTTTCAGGGGAACACACCTGATTCCCCATCTTATagtttcccacagctcacctctatgCTTCAGAGGGATTTTCACCGGCCGgattctgtttcctttcagcagctcattcAACGTTCTGTGGGACTCGCACATGCCACTGAGCCTCGTGGTTCTCCAACCCTTTGGTAATCTCATCtgtatcacgtcggggtcaccaattTGCCGCGAATAAGAGACGGGACGATAGCCGGATACAAGCAAATGTCAGATTTATTgcgtttaaaacacatttttatagtgGTTACAAGAGGCGTGTTTCAAACCGATTGGTTTTTACCCTAAACTAGGCAATCAcggattggttaatacaaatgagccttttttaagcatctacttgctttcagcaacaacagcagtttctcttatctacttgctttcagcaacagcagcagctcctctcatcaaggccactgcCTCACAACCGCAGACGCCCGTGCTCATCCGCACGGAGCCAGTAGTCTCTAttcctttctaaacaaaagccttatctcactcctcccagggtctccgaCTAACAAGTTCCAGCATGTCCTGTCCTACAGCCTGGGGTCTCAGGGATGAAGTGTTGCGAGGAGAGCAGCCGTAGTCAAGACCACACCCAATgtgagtttagaatcttgctcagtttattacGAACCCGCCACCAACTTTTATACACCGCGTTACAGTCTACGCGTAAAGTGcttattggtctgtgtccactactcACACACTGATTGGTCAGCAGTTACTACGTGCTATATGCCTATTGGTAGTGattgccaagcatgctctgttcttgttctgcCTTGCGTTcagctgtactacttactacattacccaccttgccttgctacaagccaacttcctctaaatgtcaaggttattctgagattgaggcgctgccaaaatatcaaaccttaaagagccagcgtcctgatgccctttccttcttaaccaatcctctacaattccccctttttgttttttgcaCTATCGACACTTGATTTAACCactttcctgctgctccttATCAACTATGTAACAAGCAAGGTACAATTAACAATTATTACAACCAGTATCATTCCTTTAACCGTCTCCGAGGGCCATTCAAAGAGTTCCAGGTTTCTAAGCCATTTATCCAGTCCCAGGTTATTACTAATTCGAAATTTTTTCAAATAGCTTCTCGTCTGGTCAGATATCACCCAGACGTTAGTCTTTGGTTGCAATGGAATCTATGCAGCAATACCATAGATTACTGTTAGCATCTAAACTCCTCTAATCATGCTCATTGTTCTCATTCTCTTCCTGATTCATAACAGAGTTAGTCCTTTCCACTGTACTAATGCGGGTCCATTTACTGGGCACCCACAAGGGTCCTGTTGGAGTAAGAACACACATATATCCTCGTCCGTTAAATAATACATCACTTGGTCCATCCCAGATCCCTGACCTGGGATTTCTGTAATAGACTGACATAGTTGACGAAGTTTGTCCTGCTTGTGCCTGAGTATAATGTATAATTACTGGTGGCTCCTTACTCTCCCCAAACAAGCAtaaatgatttaaaacaaacaaggttTTGTTTAAACGCTCCTTGGGGTCtagaatgtctttaaatttatTCAGATAATCTTTCAGGGTACAATGTGCCCGTTCAATAATACCTTGCCCTGTGGGATTATTTGGGATCCCTGTCTTGTGCTGAACTCCCCACGTGTTCAAAAACTGCTCTACTACTTTGCTGACATACGCtggtccattatctgttttaatAGTTTCAGGGACACCCATTATAGCAAAACAAGATGTCAAATGTCGGCAAACATGAAGAGCCTTTTCGCCAGGCTGAGCAGTTGCCCACACCATTCTAGAATAAGTATCTATAGACACATGCACATATTTTAACCTTCCAAACTCCGGTACATGAGTAACATCCATCTGCCATAATTCTAATGCTTTTAACCCACAGGGGTTGACCCCAATCCCTAATCCCGGACCATGATGACTGCATTGCGGTCAGCTTCTAACTATTCCCTGAGCATCAGTGATTGAAAGTTTAAACTGTCGTTGCAAGCCTCGTGCATTTTGATGAAACTGTTCATGTGCCATTCTAGCTAACTCAAACTGATTAAGAGGAGCCCTTGGCTGACCAATCGTTACCAACTGATCTGCCCGATCATTCCCCAGGCCCAAACCATGTTGCCACTTATGGCTTCTTATATGAATGACACAATATGGAGCAGTTCGTAATATCAGTGCTTGTCGTAACTGCTGAAACAGATCAAATAATCGTCTATTAGAAATATCTCGTAAGAAAGCGTCCTCTATTCGTTGGACAACTCCAGCCACATACAATGAGTCCGTGACCACGTTTACTGGATGATGTAACCACCGTTTCATAGCCCAACAAACAGCAGTTAGTTCTAATGTCTGCAAGGTGTCGCCCGGTTCCGCATTGAGTATCTGGTGAGACCAATGTCCATTATGTTCCCAAGTAACTGCTGCTCGGCGAGATCATTTACCGGCATCAGTAAAGACCGTCAAGGCCCCTTGTATGGGTTTTTCCTTGGAGCGAGGAATAGAGATCCATTGATAATTCCTTAGAAGGTGTCCAATCTTTTCTACTGGCATTTCTGTAGATACATGTCCACTATACCCCAGAAACGCAAGTTGTAAAGGTATAGAATGTCGCATGCACCATTCCCAGTCGGCCACTGTCATTGGAATGTGGATGCTGTCGGGCTCATTTCCACTTAATGCCAATGTTTGTGATCGTCCCTTTCTGATTACTTCTCCGACAGCCACAAGTCGTGGTTGAATATTTGTCCTTGGTTGACTGGACAGAAATACCCACTCCAAAATCTGGAGGgaatttccccctttttgtttttgccaATGTGCAATGATAGCACAtacagacaagtgtaaagacaCGATGATCAGTCGCAATGGCTCATCTAAAAGACGTCGAGAAGCCCAACGCGAGCTAATCAATTGTCCCAAGTGGGTGATGcattgtttctggttttctgtaaGTCGTAGGCGCTTGGATGCATCAGTCCCACGCAGCAGTGGCAAAAGTGGTGCAATATCGtcgttagtgtggcaaaatatccactcaataattcataatgaatcttttgaattttcctctatcattgcctcaattatccctaaaggttgtctgcactaggacccagcagccGCTGGCTAGTTCCAGTGAGactggaatgcacagtgttctcacaacattcccctagagagataacaccgttaactcctctggacttcttcaaggctgaaagaaaaaaaaacttagaaagggaggggggggggggggcactcacacacttacaactgcatgttttgctaggcattttaaaactttttcttctgtagcctttcattccaaagatccccaggtaaatctacctgtttgccggcttagtggacatttgagattgaaaggtcccagagatgtattttcaagattaatcaaaaccaatttctaagtcttacaaacgtttgaagcgcttcaaacacacacacacatacacacgaccactcatttctcagctaaccgaatacattcatacaaagTTGGccatcactattggatccacaatttttcttatatcgattgtctaacaaatatttcacttatggtagtcttttgtagtttctgtattgatagaatcacggactggtcagttgaaccacagcctctgtctcttcatggggtgcaactgctgaaaaacaaatcagatgagtgattctagtgccctttgatataaagtcaggaggcataggcatccaagctattacttgcatcgctctcgtaaagtcggcatcagtcaattctggtaaaataaacaatctttgtaacaggtgatcatgcaattaacagtgcagtaagtccatctttgcattctttaaggctaattgtttaagcaacacttatctagcggcGATATTatctgcctgcttatttaaggcctcttgtagtttgtctagaaaagtcatgtgaataacgccattttccagatttcttttttatcacaaacaCAGGTgcgttccaaggactattaaatgggactgtatgcccatgatctatttgctcttccactaaattttgcaatgtacccaattttttcagtcattctggctttccttttttttgtatttcagggattcttatagactcaaatccttgtgagccatgctctacagagtcagcttggaacacagctgctttgaacaaaattaaatacactatccggctatctgttggtattaatactagtggaaatggtgttcataacactagtggagacagcatccatacccttgcctgaattattccagtacagcctgcatcaatgaccccaggtaaaacaaagattcccaatcgagttattgacaatcattctaattacaagttagtaaagccaccctccaatggtccttttacgttccatggtattgtgtgaagtgcagacgattcCAGCACTACTGCGATAGTGGTGATCACGTCTATCTCTGTGCTGCATCTGGTtgttgctctgaggtgagagctgctgctcactgcggaggcgtctgtgttggtacgtgcctctgaaccatgctttgctcctggttttctgacaatactgtcccattcttatcccattttgatttacaccaactggtaaaatgtttgcactttccacaccgagggcagattttaggccctctctcctggcattgcgtgtggcagtctcttttaaaatgtctctccttgccgcATCTCTGACAgaacgtatttctgtcccagattacagtcagggcaaCTACGAGCTGTGCTtaataggtaaatgatcccagctgttgttgtaggagttttcagaccacaccatatctttccatattcgtcattaggatttttttgtcaGCGATtacaaaattaaggcttctgtaactgctcggttgtcttacttgcttgtcaagcacatccttcaatctatctataaacaccatatacgggtcatgcctgtttcaactttctaaCATCCGGCATCTTTGTAAGTatttgataaaccaaaaagccgcatctgttgtaaaattgcattatttaagcTGTCTTGactcttgaactgctaccaatgttgtttaattgagccatttcttatcgtatctgttaacagtcccttctgcaatgctgaaaactgtttgagttttgcagcagcaggcggccccccctcagcccagggcagaggccccccTACAGCGAACCGTtctgcgggagctggaggggtgggggagtggCCTTCGGCCGGGCGGCTTGGTTCTCttcttacagtttttggaatctcctttatcgcttcgtcactaattagttcccagcgcgGACCGCCGTGCCGCgcacagatcaaagcttgcaatatttcaacttctccctgctgctgtgcctccctcctgactTGCACCCGTTGGTCTGAGAGACTGTGAGGGGGTGAATCGGGCTTCTTGTCGGTGTCTAccggacccggatcaaagggattgtcagCCCTCCCGtcggggggtgcagaggcaagcgcagccagtttagggaggTGGGAGGTTAgtacagttgttgacgatcctgcactcagcttgaaattatcgctctgctttttagagccgacATGCACCTTTAacacttcaaaaactttctgccatTCCACgtcaaaataaatctttgggTCTTTAAAACAACCCCGTTTAAGTCCCCAGTCAGAAAGCTCAAAAGGCTTTTTCTTGCTCACGCCTGCCTCTCTCTTAGAGAGAATATCAACCAAAAGTGTGAGTGCCGCGTCTCGACCCATCTGCACGGTCTTACCAGTGCGAGGCTCCTCCCCGGTGCACTCGGTCCCAGAGCTCCAGCTGTCTGCTACCCAGCAGCAGATGCCTACTCGCTctgctctccccttctccgtctgGTCCCCGTTTTTAGCAGATTTGAGAAGTTCTACGCGATCCTTCTTCCCCTGGATCCTGCCACGTCCCTGTTCATGGGCGCCAATATGTTGCGAGGAGAGCAGCCGTAGTCAAGACCACACCCAATgtgagtttagaatcttgctcagtttattgCGAACCCGCCACCAACTTTTATACACCGCGTTACAGTCTACGCGTAAAGTGcttattggtctgtgtccactactcACACACTGATTGGTCAGCAGTTACTACGTGCTATATGCCTATTGGTAGTGattgccaagcatgctctgttcttgttctgcCTTGCGTTcagctgtactacttactacattacccaccttgccttgctacaagccaacttcctctaaatgtcaaggttattctgagattgaggcgctgccaaaatatcaaaccttaaagagccagcgtcctgatgccctttccttcttaaccaatcctctacaaTGAAGTAAGATATCTTCCTCGATGTGAACTTCAGTAATCTTGTCCCTTGCACATGCTCCCTGGGTCCTTGGCATTCCTCCCAGTCCCAAGGCAATTCTCGACCAGTTTGAGTTGCTGCTTGAAGGCAGCAAGTTTTGCTCCTTATCAAGGGCTGGCACTGTGTTATCAGGAGCTAAAGTCCTTGAGCTGAATAGTTGCTAAAAACTTAAAGCTAAATAATTGTTATTCTATTCAACCTTAAATGTTAAAACTTAAATATCATTGATAGTTAGTCCCCTTACTCCCTAGCCCCGCATCAATGGTCCTGTAAAATGCATGTGACAAGCCATCATTACTTCTAGAATTTCTTtcctggaagggaaaaaagtctCTGTGAAGTGGTTTTATCAGAGAGTGAGATCAGAAGTGGTTACAGCTTAATAGTGCTCTACTGGCATCCTCTCTGGCCTCGCTGCTGTGTGGTGTCCAGCAGCCCTGAGCAGCAGGAAGGAGGCTGCCATCATAGTAAATGAGGAAATAGATGATGCTTTCCCAGGTGTTTTTCTTAGTGCTGATCAACAGTTCCTCACACTCTTGGCTTCAGACCTCTTTTAGGGCTTATATACGTGGAGAAATCAGCTAGCATTGCTCCCTAGGTGAGTACTTACCTATAATACAACAGCTATATGGGGAGGAGTTTTACAGCAACAATGCTAGTCTATGGATCCCCAAAGGCAACCTTAAATCTAGTCACATCTTTTCCATTTGTCTAGAATC carries:
- the LOC138733844 gene encoding uncharacterized protein — its product is MGNQVCSPERDVYELRKALLQKHGKNISVRDLKVILKWVQAKIPTVTASTVFTRELWDDVGVKLWDATIEEKKGAKKLGAPWQKVFEVLKAHVGLKKQSDNFKPSAGSSTTVLTPHPPKLAALASATPNGRADYPFDPGPIDNDKELDPPPHCPSGQRVQARREAQQQGEVEILQALIRAWHGGPRWELISDEAIKEIPKNCKKRTKPWCKSKWDKNGTVLSENQEQSMVQRHVPTQTPPQRAAALTSEQAAALTSEQEPEAAPR